In the Heptranchias perlo isolate sHepPer1 unplaced genomic scaffold, sHepPer1.hap1 HAP1_SCAFFOLD_60, whole genome shotgun sequence genome, one interval contains:
- the LOC137316810 gene encoding histone H2A-like produces MSGRGKTGGKARAKAKSRSSRAGLQFPVGRVHRLLRKGNYAERVGAGAPVYLAAVLEYLTAEILELAGNAARDNKKTRIIPRHLQLAIRNDEELNKLLGRVTIAQGGVLPNIQAVLLPKKTSTVSSKSK; encoded by the coding sequence atgtctggaagaggaaaaaccggcggtaaagctcgggccaaggccaagtctcgctcatcccgtgcTGGACTGCAGtttcctgtgggccgtgttcacaggctcctgcgaaaggggaactacgctgaacgtgtgggtgccggagccccggtctatctggctgctgtgctcgagtatctgacggctgaaatcctcgagctggccggcaacgcggcccgggacaacaagaagacccgcatcatccccagacacctgcagctggccatccgcaacgacgaggagctcaacaagctgctgggacgggtgaccatcgctcagggcggggtgctgcctaatatccaggccgtgctgctgccgaagaaaaccagcactgtgagctccaagagcaaataa